One part of the Kryptolebias marmoratus isolate JLee-2015 linkage group LG2, ASM164957v2, whole genome shotgun sequence genome encodes these proteins:
- the fxyd6 gene encoding FXYD domain-containing ion transport regulator 6 isoform X2, producing METVLLILSSPLACVAVAEDLSAEDGKAKVENPFIYDYESLRIGGLAFAVVLFALGILLILSRRCRCSVKQKPRAPGDEEAQEENMIVSKAAAAAKEAPAEN from the exons ATGGAAACTGTTTTGCTCATCCTCTCTTCACCCCTGGCATGTGTTGCTG TTGCAGAAGACCTCAGTGCAGAGG ATGGCAAGGCAAAAGttgaaaatccttttatttatg aCTATGAGAGTTTGAGAATTGGGGGGCTGGCGTTTGCTGTGGTGCTGTTCGCACTCGGCATCCTTCTTATCCTCA GTCGGCGATGCCGCTGCAGTGTGAAACAGAAGCCAAG GGCCCCTGGAGACGAGGAGGCACAAGAGGAGAACATGATTGTCTCCAAGG ctgcagctgctgccaaaGAGGCTCCAGCAGAGAACTGA
- the fxyd6 gene encoding FXYD domain-containing ion transport regulator 6 isoform X1, giving the protein METVLLILSSPLACVAVAEDLSAEVFPAETLRYSCWKWLRLHRNCSNGKAKVENPFIYDYESLRIGGLAFAVVLFALGILLILSRRCRCSVKQKPRAPGDEEAQEENMIVSKAAAAAKEAPAEN; this is encoded by the exons ATGGAAACTGTTTTGCTCATCCTCTCTTCACCCCTGGCATGTGTTGCTG TTGCAGAAGACCTCAGTGCAGAGG tttttcctgcagaaacattacgatattcctgctggaagtggcTCAGGCTCCACCGCAACTGCTCCA ATGGCAAGGCAAAAGttgaaaatccttttatttatg aCTATGAGAGTTTGAGAATTGGGGGGCTGGCGTTTGCTGTGGTGCTGTTCGCACTCGGCATCCTTCTTATCCTCA GTCGGCGATGCCGCTGCAGTGTGAAACAGAAGCCAAG GGCCCCTGGAGACGAGGAGGCACAAGAGGAGAACATGATTGTCTCCAAGG ctgcagctgctgccaaaGAGGCTCCAGCAGAGAACTGA
- the tmprss13a gene encoding transmembrane protease serine 13a → MEKRDMNAFPPPPSYTNAVRTQPPPNYFEERNGSYPEGYGLYPSLKLSNHPHYIPQYPPPVTAPQVSEISPPPKKNKNCCEEKGQIYKAAAAAVVLLALLGVGIWLGVYYGTRTLQTQNFGKPDYEYNGPNGGGQIVKDTCPSNTTQCDGIKDCQVGTDETYCVRFGEGNSLQVKTAENNFLPVCYSDWDKNYANQICSQLGFGESFYLSKIKSQSFTGLKLNNKSTSSPIQSSVTVSASCPNQETVSLQCVDCGHQPSANRIIGGTAAKSGDWPWQLSLHYNEHHTCGGVLISRHFALTAAHCFPTSEYLSAQKWKVYGGFLSLKDLPSPFLVEQIRINENYNSNTNDQDVALLKLKEPVTFSDKLQPACLPTFGQDFQDETTCWTTGFGTTVAGSSRVSNDLMEVTVDIVNTDVCNSRNAYSGAVTRNMICAGKLEGGKDSCQGDSGGPLVCQGQQDNLWYLVGITSWGAGCGEQNKPGVYTKVSNVLPWIHSTMQQERP, encoded by the exons ATGGAAAAGCGTGATATG AACGCATTCCCGCCCCCTCCTTCCTACACTAATGCTGTACGTACCCAGCCACCTCCCAACTATTTTGAAGAGCGGAATGGCTCCTACCCAGAGGGGTATGGCTTATATCCAAGCCTTAAACTCTCAAACCATCCACATTACATCCCCCAGTATCCACCACCTGTGACTGCTCCCCAGGTCTCTGAAATCAGCCCAC CCCCCAAGAAGAACAAGAACTGCTGTGAGGAGAAAGGACAGATTTACaaggcggcagcagcagctgtagtcCTGCTGGCTTTGCTGGGAGTCGGCATCTGGCTTGGAG TTTATTATGGCACCAGGACACTACAAACCCAGAATTTCGGCAAACCTGACTATGAATACAATGGACCAAATGGTGGAGGTCAGATTGTGAAAGACACCTGCCCCAGCAATACTACCCAGTGTGATGGTATAAAAGACTGCCAAGTGGGAACAGATGAAACATATTGTG TGCGATTTGGTGAGGGCAACAGTCTACAGGTCAAGACAGCCGAAAACAACTTCCTTCCAGTGTGTTACAGTGACTGGGACAAAAACTACGCCAACCAGATCTGCTCTCAGCTTGGATTCGGAGA GTCCTTCTATTTAAGTAAAATCAAATCCCAGAGTTTCACTggtttaaaactgaacaataaatCAACATCTTCTCCTATCCAAAGTTCAGTGACTGTCAG CGCCTCCTGTCCAAACCAAGAGACTGTGTCCCTGCAGTGTGTGG ACTGTGGTCATCAGCCTTCTGCAAACCGGATCATTGGGGGCACTGCAGCTAAATCGGGTGATTGGCCTTGGCAGCTGTCGCTACACTATAATGAACACCACACCTGTGGGGGCGTCTTAATCTCACGTCATTTTGCTCTGACTGCTGCCCATTGCTTCCCAAC CTCTGAATACCTCTCTGCTCAGAAGTGGAAAGTTTACGGAGGATTTTTGTCGCTGAAAGATCTGCCTTCACCCTTCCTGGTTGAGCAAATCCGAATCAACGAGAACTATAACAGCAACACCAATGACCAAGATGTTGCTCTGCTCAAACTCAAAGAACCAGTTACTTTCAGTG ATAAACTTCAGCCGGCCTGCCTGCCAACTTTTGGCCAGGACTTTCAAGATGAAACCACTTGTTGGACCACAGGTTTTGGGACTACTGTAGCAGGTTCAA gcAGGGTCTCCAATGATCTGATGGAGGTGACTGTGGACATCGTTAACACAGATGTGTGCAACAGCAGGAATGCGTATTCTGGCGCAGTGACCAGAAACATGATCTGTGCCGGGAAGCTGGAGGGGGGCAAAGACTCATGTCAG GGTGACAGTGGTGGGCCTTTGGTGTGTCAGGGTCAGCAGGACAATCTTTGGTACCTGGTTGGGATCACCAGCTGGGGAGCTGGGTGCggggaacaaaacaaacctggCGTTTACACCAAAGTCAGTAATGTTTTGCCCTGGATCCACAGCACCATGCAG CAAGAGAGACCCTGA